The nucleotide sequence GGTTATCCAGTAGCACATCCCGCATCTTGCTATAGCCTAGTATCATTATAAGAAGTATACAAAGCATCACTGTTATTACAGATTGCAGAACTATACGCATTTTAGCAGACAAATTGATTCCCCCAATCCGATAAGCTTAGCTTAATTATACATAAAATGTAAGGAGCTTTCAATGAATATAAATTACTTAGCAGATTACTAAACCATTTAGCATGATTGCAGCCTTTTGAACCCTTTACCAGTTTTGTATAATTACAGTATAAGATGTATGAACACATCTGAATCAGAGGATTAAATCTAATAAGGGGGAAAGAAAATGAAAAAGAGACTATCTTTACTACTATTGTCTGCATTACTTGCAGTATCATCTCTTGCTGGATGCAAAAAGACGGAAGAGCCAAAAGACACACCTACCACAACACCTACCACAACACCTACCGAAAGCACTGAAAAGCATGAAAAGGTTACTATTAAAATAGGTATGTGGCCGGAAGACACTAATGCAGATCAAATTGAACTGTTTAACAATTACAAACTGCTGTGTGAATCAAAATATGACTGGATAACTGTAGAACCTGCACATTACAAGTACAGCGTAGAAAGCTTTATTCCGCTGGCTGAAAGTGGACAACTTCCAACAGTATTTGAAACCTGGTTCACGGAACCACAGAAGCTTATCGCTAACGGCTATGTTGCAGATATTACTGAACAGTTAAAAGCTAACGGCTGGTATGATTCCATGGATCCAAGAGTCCGTGAATTATTGTCTAAGGACGGTAAGATTTACGGAGTTCCCAGAGATGGATATGCATTAGGTATGTTTATAAATATCCCTCTATTCAAGCAAGCAGGCCTGATGGATGGGGATATACCAAAGTATCCAAAGACTATGCAGGAGCTTGCAGAAACCGCTAAAATAATTAAAGAGAAGACAGGAAAAGCTGGATTCGTAATGTTGTCAAAGGACAATTCAGGCGGATGGCATTTCTCAAATATAGCTTGGGCCTTTGGTGCTGAGCTCCAGGTACAGGAAAACGGTAAATGGAAGGCAAACTTGAATTCTAAGGAAGCTGTTGAAGCTATGCAGTTTGTAAAGGATTTAAAGTGGAAGTATAATGCATTGACAGATGAAATACTTCAGGATTGGTCCTCCGGTATGCAGGCTATAGGTACTGGAAATGCAGCTATGTACTTTGCTGCACAAGACGCAATCAGCGTTCCAACAAAGGACTATGGTCTTCCTAAAGATGACATAGCATTGGTTCCAATGCCGGCTGGTCCTGGTGGACAATACTCATTAATGGGTGGTACACCTTACATGTTCTCAGCTACAGCAACTCCTGAAGAAATCGATGCAGCTCTTAAATTCCTAGAAATCATGGGTAGAGCACCAGTATTAAATGAAGATACAGAAAAAGGACTTGAAGATGATGCTAAATATCGTCAAGATAATGGAATCCCAGTTATTCCATCCTTCCAGGTTTGGACTAATAAGGATTATATAAACAAAGTTGAAGAAGTCAGAAAGAACTATGAAAACATAAACTATAATCTATATAAAGATTACTTTGAAATTTCTGCAAAGACCCTACGTACAGAAGAACCTAATCTGACCCAAGATATGTATGCTGAGTTATACCCAATTATTCAGGAAGTGCTGACAAATGAAAATGCTGATATACAACAACTCTTGGATAAAGCAAACAGTAACTTCCAGCAGAAACTTGATGCTTCTGTAAATCAGTAAATATTAGCTAATATTTAAAGTGTAGTAATCTAGGCTGCGTGGCAATATTTTCCGGGTTATGAGTTAGACAATGCTACGCAGCCTATGATATTTTAATAACATGAGGGAGGAGATGGTTATACCATGAAGAGTGCCTTAAATACATCTACAGTCAGAAGAAAAATTATCAGCAATAAATACCGTTCACATATGTCAGGCTGGGCAATAATGCTGCCATCTCTGATATTGTTTGCTTTTTATGTTTGGATACCTCTTATGGAAAGTGTACGGCTTTCCTTTTATAGCACCAAGGGTTTTACTGTTACAGAGTTTATAGGCTTTGAAAATTATATTAAGGTATTTAAGGATCCTGTTTTCTTAAAGGCCTTAGGTAATACCTTTAAATATATATTCTGGTCACTGCTGATAGGTTTTATGGTTCCTATTATAATGGCTATTCTCTTAAACGAAGTTACTTACTTTAAATCACTGTTTAGAGTAGGGATGTACTTCCCTAATGTAGTACCAGGAGTAGCTACAGTTATGATGTGGACTTTGATTATGTCACCTGGAAATGGCGGAATACTCAATTCTATTTTAGGCCTTTTTGGAATATCACCACAGGTATGGTTGGAGAACCCCAGTTGGACAATTCCCCTGATCGTTGTAACAATGACCTGGAAAAGTGCCGGTTCTACGGCATTAGTATATTTAGCAAGACTTCAGGGTATAAACCAAGACCATTATGAAGCGGCATCCATAGACGGGGCAGGAATATGGCACAGGATTATTTATATCACTATACCAGGGCTTTTCAGTACCTGCAGAACTTTATTGATCCTGCAGATAATTGCGGTTTTCCAAGTGTTATATGAACCAATGGTTATGACCGGAGGAGGCCCTAACAATGCTTCCATTTCACTGATGCAGCTGAATTACAGATATGCTTTTATAGATATGAAAATATCACAGGCTACGGCAGTAGGTGTCATAATTGCTATAATACTAGTAGTTTTAACTTGCATTTATAATTTCTTAAACAGAAATTCTGAGGAATAGGAGGTAACTGAATGGTGTCAAGGCTTAGTGAGAAAAATATTGGAGCAATAACCTCCTTTGATTTGAAAAAAAGATCCGTAAAGTTTGTTTATTTTCTTTTAATTTTACTATGTTTTATAATTGTACTTATTTCAATTGTGCCTCCACTTTGGGTAATGTTATCCAGTGTAAAGTCTCAAGAAGAATTCTTTAGGCAGCCACCAACCTTTTGGCCTGAGGAGTTTCATCCGGAAAGAATAGTTGAAGCTTGGAATAAACTTAAATTTTTACAATACTATAAAAACTCCTTTATAAGTGTGGCAGGAAGTGTGATTTGTGCCGTAGTATTTAATGGATTGCTTGCTTATGTACTTGCAATGTTAAAGCCAAAGGGAAGTAAAATAGTATATAGCTTGATTATGCTGAGCCTTATGGTTCCGGCAACCACAAGCTTAGTTCCACTATTTAAAAATATAGTTGCTTTGAAAATGAATAATCAGTTTACACCATTATGGTTTGCAGCTGGAGCTAATGCCTTTTATGTCGTTTTATACGTAAACTTTTTTAAGTCAATCCCTTCTTCGCTCATAGAAGCTGCAAGACTGGATGGGTGCTCAGACTTTCAGATATTTTTCCGCATAGTAGCACCGCTGAGCAAAGCTATGAACATGGTAGTTGCCATGTATGCGGTAAATGCAGCCTGGTCAGACTTCCTTCTGCCATATCTGGTACTTAAGAAGGACAGCAGTTTTACGGTTATGGTAAAGTTGTACGTTGCCCGTGAAGGCGGTAAGATTACACCGGACCAGCTGATGATGTGCATAACTTTT is from Clostridium thermarum and encodes:
- a CDS encoding ABC transporter substrate-binding protein produces the protein MKKRLSLLLLSALLAVSSLAGCKKTEEPKDTPTTTPTTTPTESTEKHEKVTIKIGMWPEDTNADQIELFNNYKLLCESKYDWITVEPAHYKYSVESFIPLAESGQLPTVFETWFTEPQKLIANGYVADITEQLKANGWYDSMDPRVRELLSKDGKIYGVPRDGYALGMFINIPLFKQAGLMDGDIPKYPKTMQELAETAKIIKEKTGKAGFVMLSKDNSGGWHFSNIAWAFGAELQVQENGKWKANLNSKEAVEAMQFVKDLKWKYNALTDEILQDWSSGMQAIGTGNAAMYFAAQDAISVPTKDYGLPKDDIALVPMPAGPGGQYSLMGGTPYMFSATATPEEIDAALKFLEIMGRAPVLNEDTEKGLEDDAKYRQDNGIPVIPSFQVWTNKDYINKVEEVRKNYENINYNLYKDYFEISAKTLRTEEPNLTQDMYAELYPIIQEVLTNENADIQQLLDKANSNFQQKLDASVNQ
- a CDS encoding carbohydrate ABC transporter permease translates to MKSALNTSTVRRKIISNKYRSHMSGWAIMLPSLILFAFYVWIPLMESVRLSFYSTKGFTVTEFIGFENYIKVFKDPVFLKALGNTFKYIFWSLLIGFMVPIIMAILLNEVTYFKSLFRVGMYFPNVVPGVATVMMWTLIMSPGNGGILNSILGLFGISPQVWLENPSWTIPLIVVTMTWKSAGSTALVYLARLQGINQDHYEAASIDGAGIWHRIIYITIPGLFSTCRTLLILQIIAVFQVLYEPMVMTGGGPNNASISLMQLNYRYAFIDMKISQATAVGVIIAIILVVLTCIYNFLNRNSEE
- a CDS encoding carbohydrate ABC transporter permease; this encodes MVSRLSEKNIGAITSFDLKKRSVKFVYFLLILLCFIIVLISIVPPLWVMLSSVKSQEEFFRQPPTFWPEEFHPERIVEAWNKLKFLQYYKNSFISVAGSVICAVVFNGLLAYVLAMLKPKGSKIVYSLIMLSLMVPATTSLVPLFKNIVALKMNNQFTPLWFAAGANAFYVVLYVNFFKSIPSSLIEAARLDGCSDFQIFFRIVAPLSKAMNMVVAMYAVNAAWSDFLLPYLVLKKDSSFTVMVKLYVAREGGKITPDQLMMCITFAIIPPIILFILFQKRITAGATLGAVKE